Sequence from the Montipora foliosa isolate CH-2021 chromosome 12, ASM3666993v2, whole genome shotgun sequence genome:
CCCAAATCTAACGTGCCAGACGTTAAAAAAGATCAAGGCCTATTTGTCAGGATTACGTCGATGAGAGTACTAGATGTTGCAGTCACTCTCTCGGGCTCCCTGATCATGTACCTGTACATGTTGGTTTTGTCTACATGCAGGTAGCTTGGAAGATGCAAAGCACAGCTTTGTCTGGCATTTTATCACCCACTTTAAcatcagaaataataataataataataataacaataataataataataataataataatccgtattaaaagagatttcttaaaacataaaactgtaaaagccaacgataaaatccgacgtttcggagtattcatgactccattatcaaggaaaatataaaaagaTCATGCAAATTGCAACATTTAAAGCGGTTTTGGCGCGAAGAATTAACATAAGAGGGTGCGAAGAttgtaaaaaattgtaaaaagatTATGGCTTTtacagttttatgttttaagaaatctcttttaatacggATTTTAAAACGCGATAATCAACTACACTTGTTTAGAAGACTTGAACAGTGTAGTAAGAAACAGATCAACTGCGATGGTTCGATTGAATTTCTTCGACTCTGTCAGAACTTCGATCTCACCCCAACATTCGCCAAGATTGACAAAGAAAGGAGTTCTAAATGGAAGCAGTCATCGGAAGCCTTCGAAAGGAATGTTATCTCAGAAGAGCTTAAAGAAAAGATCAAACAAAGTGCATCTCTGAAGCAGGAGATCAACTCCATCTACGACGAGATTCGCCGAAGCTGCACTTTGTTCCGTTATGCCTCCATTTTACGCACAATGGTCAACGTTAGAAACAAACACTATCAGGAGGTAATGAGCACTCACACAAAGAAGATCGCAAGGCTACTCTACAAAGAAACGGATGTTGATGAGCATATACAGAACATATCGTCCTACGATCTCTCTTTCTTCCAGAAACTGGTTTTGTGTCGGGGCTTGAAATTTGCCTTTCCCCAACGGGTCTCATCGATTGAAGTGAAAGCGAGCTTTGAGAAGGCTTACTGGAGCCTTGAACCTCATCTCGGAAACGATGATTTCAGAGAATTGGCGGCTGCAACCCTACGATCCGTAGCACTGAACTACATTCAGCGCAAAGTACAGAAACCTTCCAAGACACTTCTGCTTGCCATCGAACAGTTGAAACAACGCGACAACATCGTCATCACCAAACCAGATAAAAAGGATCAGGAGTGGTCGTAATGGACAAGTCCGAATATCTGCGACTATTATCCGAAGCATCCATCAATGATTCAAGCAAATTTCGGGCGGTTCCTCTCGAAAGGCCCTCGAGTAAAGGCAGACCACCAACATATTACCACCCTCTTCTACAGAAAGAGAAAGAATTAGAGTCCATTGTTCGTAGAATTTTACCCAAGCGTATTGCAGATACGGTCCGCCCTACAGGCTCCAGATTAGCGCATTTGTATGGTTTACCGAAAACACACAAGGATCGGTTGGCGATGCACCCCATACTATCAGCAACGCAAACATACAATTACGCTTTGGCAAAATGGCTCGACACTAATCTCAAGCCTCTGTCCTTAAATCGTTACACAGTAACTGACATTTTTGAATTTGCAAATGAAATCCGCAGCTTGGAAATAGCAAACAGTGACATCTTGGTTTCGTACGACGTGTCTTCCCTGTTTACTAACGTACCCTTAGATGAAACGATACAGCTTCTCGCGAACAGAGCTTTCACCAACAATTGGTTTAATACAACGTACGACTTGAACCTGACCAAAATGGATCTTGTGGACCTCCTCAGTGTAGCTACCAAAGGACAACTATTCCAGTTCAATGGAGCCCTGTACGAGCAGACTGATGGTGTGGCTATGGGGTCGCCTCTTGGGCCCTTACTAGCTAATGTGTTCATGTCCCACATCGAAGAAAACCTTGAGCGAGAGGGTAAACTCCCTTCTTTCTATCGAAGATATGTTGACGATACGCTCACCATCATGCCCAATATAGAAACAGCATCTAACTTCTTAGACACGCTTAACCAAGCGCATTTTTCCGTAAAATTCACGATGGAAACCGAATGCAATGGAATGCTCCCATTTCTGGGTATCCAGTTGCTGAATCGATTGCCACAAATAGAGACAAAGGTGTACATAAAACCCACTAATTCAGGTCTACTCTTGCACTATCAGAGTCACGTCGACAATCGCTACAAAAAGGGTTTACTGAAAACTATGCTTGATCGAACACATCGCTTATCTTCATCTTGGACACATTTTTCCAACGAATGTGACCGTTTGAAAACAGTGTTCTCCCGGTTGAAGTATCCCAAACACCTTGTTAATTCTACCATCAAAAGttttgttgactcaaaggttTGTGACCAGCAGCAGCCTTTATTACCATCTCAAGAGAAAGACGACACGATTCGAGTTGTTTtaccatttaaagaccaaatcTCAGCAGATATTGTGAGGAAACAACTTAAGGATCTGAGCCTAAAAGTACACACTACCATCCAGCCTGTGTTTGTGAGCCGAAAAAATGAACAAGAACTAAATGTGAAGGAAACGAAGCCACCAATtgtaaatcagcagtgtgttgtttacggttttcaatgtgacctgtgtgatgcggGTTATGTAGGTTACACACGCAGACATTTACATAATCGTGTAAAAGGACATAAACAACAATCCTCCGCCATTGCCAAACACTATAAGAACATGCACGGGGCAATGCCCCAGGGCCTGCTAGAGCATTTCAAAGTGCttaagaaatgcaaaaacaaatttgactgcttagtgtacgaaatgctttttataagaGCGTTAAAACCAAATCTCAACGTGCAAGCAGACTCCATTTGTGCgaaagtatttttataatctttttacaattttttacaaTCTTCGCACCCTCTTATGTTAATTCTTCGCGCCAAAACCACTTTAAATGTTGCAATTTGCATGAtctttttatattttccttgataatggagtcatgaatactccgaaacgtcggattttatcgttggcttttacagttttatgtaataataataataataataataataataataatagacagAGCTCTTTcatggatttttttttgtttttgtgcaaacACGAACATTCATGAGAgcttaatagcccatttccgagttctgagCTCCCTGAAAACTGGTACCAAATTTCTGCATGGGAGAGAGGCTAGGTGCTCACATAGCAgcgcaaaaataaaaatctCAGCAAGTTTTATCAAAAAAAATTAGACTGATTAAATATGGTTTACCGCTCCGTAGCTTTGTGTCGGAACGGTAATCGGAACCGGGCAGACCTGTCTTTCTTTCGATTTCCTACGGACAAACAACTTTCTATTTGGTTGAAATTCTGTCGTAAAGCTGATAGAAAGTAGGAAAGCAATAGCTTGCTAGGAAAACAACTTAAGGATCTGTAACGAGCACTTCACTGATGATTCTTATCGGAAAACACTGAATGGTAGGCGTACCCTGAACGATTATGCCATACCAGCAATATTTCGAATCTACAACAAACCTGAAACATCGAGAAATGAACGCTGCGAAAAAACGTGCAGAAAAACGATCTTTTCAGAGAGAGTCCCATgtcaaaacaacgaaaaaagcGAAAGCTCAGAGTGCAGCAAACACAAGCACAGCTGATATTGGTATCATACACGATGATCATACCTATGCAAAAACACCAAGTAGTGATCATGTTTCCAAGGGCACACTTGCGAAGAATAGAAGTTCGACTGGAACCCAAACCGATGTTACATTGGTAGATGTCCAACAGTGGGAAGACGTCCAAGAGGAGTTAATTCGGTTACGTCAAGAGAATGAAGAAATGTTGCAAAAGCTGCAAGACAAACCTACTACTAAGAGGGAATTGTTTATGGAAGACGTTTTAAAAGGCAATGAATCAGTAGGGTTCTATTCTGGTGTTCCTTCTCTAAGTTGTCTGCAAGTGCTTTCAGAGTTACTAAGGCCAGAAGcagaaaatttgaaatactgGGATAAGAATAAAGGGAAAACTATGGCATATCAAACATCAGGCAAAAAGAAACCGGGACCAAAGAGAGTTTTGAAGCTAGATGAGGAATTTGCCATGACTCTTGTGAGGTTAATACTTGGGTTAATGGGGAGACACCTGGCAGACATATTTTCTGTCTCTCCATCACAAGTCAGTCGTATAGTCACTACCTGGGTGTGCTTTCTATCTGCTACTTTTAAAGAAACATTACTCCTCTGGCCAAGTAAAGAGGAAGTAAGGAAAAACCTTCCTCGGCCTTTTAAATGGTACCCAAATACAAGGATCATAATAGACTGTACTGAAATGTTTATCGAAAAACCAACTTCACCCTATGCACAGAGAGCCACCTGGAGTGACTACAAAGAGCATAACACAATAAAGGCTCTGGTGGGAATTACACCTTCAGGGTACTTTAGCTTTTTGTCCGACTTTTGGACAGGTAACACAACTGATAGACGAATTACACAAGAAAGTGGCCTGGTGGATTTACTAGAGGAAGGAGATGCTGTTGTGGCAGACCGAGGTTTTAACATACGAGAGATCCTTACTAAGAAGAAAGTGTACCTGAACATCCCTCCATTTCCAAAGAAAGGTAGATTTAGATAATGCTCTTCTTATATTCTGTATTGGAGTTTTAAAAATCTTACCACCCAATAATAGTCCACCTCactaaattattctttttattGAAGCATACCTAGTCTAATCGATCCTAACTTTAATGGTAAAAATAAAGACATAGTTTCACTTTGGGTTTCCAGGACAGAATCTGTTTATTAATTAAAGTCAGTCTAAACAACAGATAACTGTTTTAGATCCTTACCCAAACAAACTAGTAACAGGTTAGAACTGTGAAAAATGTCAATGTAATGACagaattttatctttttttaatcacaggCAAACAGTTCTCAAGAGCAGCCACCAAGTCAACCAGGCAGATTGCCTGTGTTCGAATCCACGTGGAAAGGGCAATTGAACGCCTGAaagatttcaaaatatttcaggGAATTATACCCTTGACCCTTGCCCCCTTAGCTAATCACTTGCTGGTTGTTTGTGGTGGACTCTGTAATCCGTTGGAGCCATTGGCATAAGGTTATAGTATTCAACAAATAGTAAAAACCGACATACTTAAACAATGAATGTCTACTGAGAAATCATGCTGAACAGATTCCTAATTACAtggtgaaattaacaattaataaTCTGTTCACTGTATAATGCATCTACTTTTAATAATTCACTAATTCAAACAACGCTTCAAGGCATTGTTTGACAATGCTTAAGGCGTTGTTTGAATTAGTGAATTATTGACCCTTACAGGTCAAAGAACTGAACCGAACATCAATAGACCAACTTTTGAGCAATAATTAGTGCTACTTACATGCAGTCCTAAATAGTACTATTGCATGGATAACGTTTTTGTCTATGTACTCTATTATACTGTATGTTTGGCTCTGAACCAGtgtttgccaattttttttttttttttggcacagACGAACCTCTTTCATCTGaattaaggtgttcgattccttctctgataTCCAACCCGAAAAaatttaccagagaatttgccgttttgtttcagtgttgtatgataacaccacagttagtaaaatattaaagGCTTACCTTCAActgacaggcttttcgaccgtttgtttttgttatggaaatttgcattgcgtattgtagcgatctgattggatgaatctcAACTTTGCCAGGATTTTCATACATGGAAATTGTTCCATCGCAcacaatgcctgtcggttgaaggtggccCCTTAATGAGAAATTATTTGatgaagaggtaaatgcgactataatttctttgaaattgttattcactgtcacattttcaatatttttttttacgggaagactgtgcagagttgataaatgtacagtacatgtaaatagccagacaacagagatgcgacttcagtagaCACAAATTCATTCAAGGAGTTCGATTCTTTTCAATGAGTTTGCTACAACttatacagaatttgccattagGTTACTTGCCCAACAGGAGAATTTACTTGTCCCggatgaacttttttttttcatccctGCATGAAACTAATCCACTGTTATTCAGCTGATTACATGCAGCCTGTgggcaatagcccatttccgagttgtcTGGCGCGTTGAGCTGGTACTGAATTTAGCAAATCACAACGAGGCTTGGTGCAAActtggcaaatatggcgtccaGGGGTGTGGATTTCTCCAAGTGTAAAGGAGAAAACCTGAAAAAACATTTGTCTGATCGTGGAATTCTGGTGGCAAATTTCAGGAAATTTACTTAGTTGCGCATGGTTTTTGATACGTTGTGTGTGGGAAATGGGaaatttttggctggaaaatgtttttttgagtTATTTTGTTTCTGTGGATTGATCACATTTGAACTTAACTACTttgcatataataataataataataataataataatggtttatttaCAGTATTCCAACAAAAGAGAGGCTCTTACAACTGTAAATGCTATCTACACTATCAAAAATAAAACTATCTAAAATATTAATAACATATAAAGATAAAATTGGTAAGAACAATAATATCAAGACATGTTGAAAACTATTTCACTCTGTTGCTAAGATATTTCTTAAGAGAGCGACAAAAGCTGTTATAGTCCTTAACGTTCCTTAATGCTGATGGCAATTTATTAAATATAGAAGCAGCACTGTGCTGAAATGTCCCGGTTTCTTTTGGTACTAATAGCAATGGCGCTTCTGACGATCTCAAATTATGTGTATGTACATTGCGTAGTTCCAATGATAAGTATTCTGGAAAATCACTGCTATGGATCGCCTTGTGAGTAAGTTTAAGGATATTAAAGTCTCTCCTCTCGCTTATTGGTAACCAGTTCAGGTAGGCAAGATCCTCGGGACCTGCATACTTTCTAAGGACAAATCCTGCGCATGCGTTTTGAAGCCTTTGAAGACGGTCCACCTGATACTGCGGGAGAGGATAGAACACAGTGCTCGCATAGTCAAGTTTTGCAATCACGAGACTTTCAGCTAGGTTTTTCCTGACATAAAAAGGTGCCAGATTCTTAACTTTACGTAATATAGACAGTGTTCCATAGCAGGATGTGAGAAGTGACTTGACATGCTCGTTCCATTTTAGGTTCTGATCTGGTTGAACACCAAGTAACTTTGTACACGTGATCCTTTCCAACGATATCTCGCGGCAGGCCACTGGAACTGAACAAACATCTAAATTATGGACGCGTGCCATTTGAGGTGTAGAAATGAGCATCCATTTAGTCTTTGAACAGTTGAGGGCAAGGTTGGAACTTTCTGAATAGTCACCTAGTCTCGATAATACTCCATTGAGTTCTACAGATTGTGCTAATGCAGACACTTTCGAGTGTAAATAGAATGTggtatcgtctgcatattgATAGCACGGGCAGTCCAACATTCCTTGGAGGTCTGCGAGATATAAATTAAACAAGACAGGACCGAGTATggatccttgaggaactccaaAGTGTACAGGAGCCATTTCAGATGATCGATCGTCGATCTGTTCAAACTGGCTTCGTTGAGTCAGATAATTATGGACCcacaatagaaatgtttttgaaaaacccatgcagtgcatttttctcaaaagagcCTTAAACTGCACTGTGTTGAAGGCCTTTGAATAATCTGCACATACCATCATTGTGACTTCTCCTCTTTTCATGGCCCGTATTAAATCGTCTCGGATACCTATTAAAACAGAGCAGGTGGAATGACCTTGTCGATATCCTGAAATACGTACTCCCAGTAGGGACTGTTCATCAATGTGAGATGCTAACTGTGAGAGTACTAGTCGTTCATAAATCTTTGATAAAGCTGGCAGAATTGAACCCGGTCTAAAGTCACTTTTGTCGATTGGTTGGTCAATTTTCGGGATCGGCGAGACGCATGCATTTTTCCAAACGCGAGGAAACATTAAAGCTGCAATACACGTATTGATGATATGCATGAGTGGTCCTACCAGATGATCCTTACCAAGCTTGATGTATTTAACTGGTATCTGGTCATATCCTGTGGAACTGTCAGAGCGTAGGCGATTTATTTCCTTGAGAACCTCCTCAAACGTCACCTTTCTGAGTGTAAAACCTGTTGGGTGCTCTGGTAATGAATGTAGAAAGTCCAGTAGATCAGTAGAATCATCAGGTTCTGAACCCATTATACGTGTTGCAGTTGATACAAAGTATCTGTTTAGTTCATCTGGATTCTCTCTTAATGGCTTGGGAGAAGGACTAAGTATATGATGGATTACCTTCCACACCTCTTTTGGACGCTTCGAAGACAGGGCTTTGGACAAAAATGAGCTCCTTGCCTTATTAACGacacttttaattttgtttgttttaattttgcgtAAATAATACCAATCATGACATCTTGCAGAGTAAGATGGACAAATTCTCTGGTCAGTAGGAAGAAGAAATATTCGAAAACTTTCCAAAAAGGTTGCACAAGGCTACAACGAAAAAGGAGATGGTGTAAAGCTTCCGGTTAGCATGGATAAGTCTTGGTCTGAGGAAAGATTGAGAAGAGAAATCCGAGCCTTATTCCACGATCGCCTCGAAGAGGGAAATGAGTAAGTAGTAGTAGAGGCACATGCATTTGTTTTATTAtaaatttttttcaatgttaTGAACATGCATATTAGCCATGTTTACgtttgttcagaatatttttgTCGGTATTGTGTGACGGGTTCATGGCGAGTGTGACTTGGCGGCCTCGCCTTATTCAGATTAGATTATCATGTGCAAAACGTCTCGGTGACGTTCTTCGGTTTTGTTGTTAAAAACCGAGGAAGGTGTTAGCATTAAACCTGATTTTGGAGACCTTTTGTGAGTTAATTTGGTGTcacagaaaacgttttccacaCCAAAAGTGCCGACCCTGCCAGGACATTACATTACGGGACAGGAGACTAAAGGAATTGCGAGAACATTGCAAGAAAACCTTCAAAGCATTGAAAACATCGGCTGAATTTTGGAGTGCCCTTGGAACGAGTACAGAACACAAACATGGTAGATATTGCTGAGCAGCGCTACGCGAAGGAACTGAAAAAGGCGACCTACTATGTGGATGAGATCAAGGAAAAGCTGGGTACCGGTGCGAAAGATTTGCAGTTGGCCTACAAGAAGATTAGCGAGCTAAACAGGACAATTGAAACTGCAGCGGACGGGGTGAAAGACGCCATGTTAGAAGAAGAGAAGACCTTTGAACAGGTAGTGTAAGAGCCTAGTCGGAAGCTCGTAAGGACGATTTAATCCCTATTCATGAATTAAGAAGTAGCTTGAAACAAGAGTTAGTGGAATTGGAAAGACAGGAGACAAACAAACGCGGGGAAGATTGGTTCAAAAAGAAAGTTGAGCTGGAAATGATGTTAGAGGAAAAACGAGCCGAACATGAAATGTCCAAACCTCAGGCAGTGAAATTGCAGAAATATACAATCACACCTTTTTAAGGGGACTGTAAGGATTGGGTCAGGTTTTGGAATCAGTTCGATGTGGAGGTCGATAGTTCTAAG
This genomic interval carries:
- the LOC137979528 gene encoding uncharacterized protein; this encodes MAYQTSGKKKPGPKRVLKLDEEFAMTLVRLILGLMGRHLADIFSVSPSQVSRIVTTWVCFLSATFKETLLLWPSKEEVRKNLPRPFKWYPNTRIIIDCTEMFIEKPTSPYAQRATWSDYKEHNTIKALVGITPSGYFSFLSDFWTGNTTDRRITQESGLVDLLEEGDAVVADRGFNIREILTKKKVYLNIPPFPKKGKQFSRAATKSTRQIACVRIHVERAIERLKDFKIFQGIIPLTLAPLANHLLVVCGGLCNPLEPLA